Genomic segment of Prinia subflava isolate CZ2003 ecotype Zambia chromosome 4, Cam_Psub_1.2, whole genome shotgun sequence:
CCTAAACTTTCCTTTTCCTATAGCACTTGAGGAAGAACAAACAGGTTGTGGAGCTGGGAAGAAAATAGCAGCTCCCCTTTATTTTCAACACAAATTCCAGATCCTGCATGTGTTGGAGCTGAGCATCCTTGCCTAAGCAGGGACTGGattctgttcttttcttcttattttcctGTACGCACAAGCTAACAAAACCAGTAGGCATTTGTCTTTTGTCAGTTTATTCCAGATTTAATGGATTTAATTTCAATACTGATTATAATTGACTCTAACTTCAAATTTTAAGCTTGCATGCTTTCATAAATATTATTTGGCTACAAATATTATCTATGGCTATGAAGACAGACATTACACCCAAAAGGACGCATCTTTGTGTTGTGCTGAAAACTGACATTTAATACTCACTTAAATCACATTAACTGGTAACATGGATTCCGGCATGAAAACTTGCTCAGGTTTTTTTATCTATATATTTTTACCCAAGTACCATTCTCCAGTACACACATCATCACTTAATGCTATTATTCAGCACCTCTTTCCTTTGCCCCAAAAGAGGTGGGGCAAAGGTTCAGCacctcttttctcctcctgccccaaaaGAGGTCAAGAGACCATTATTTATCACCTTACACACTACCGGTCAAAGagcctcactttttttttttgaggcacAGTCCACCTCATACAAAGAAATTCACGTCTAAATCTATCACATCAACACGACAGGAGTTTCTAATTTAGGAGGCTCCTACAGTCATGGTCAATAACAAATCCGGTGAGCTATTAGTACAATGTTACAGCAGAAAGGGGCTGAGGTAGCTCTTGGACatatcactttttaaaatcataattaTCCAGAAAGGTTGTATTGTGTGTTTCTGTATTAATCCATCCTCTACAAAACCACCTTAGAATGTGTATAGTCGAAACTGAAGAAGGATACTGAGAAAATGTAAATAGCTCAAGGATAAACCATGGGATTGAAGGActggaaaaaatcctttctaaGAAAAAGCTCAAACGCCAAGGCACTTGCTTCAGCAAGGACGAACATCTGTTCCctctagaaaaaaaaggagttttacTGCTAAAGCAATCTTCGCCGCTTCAAAATAACTCTCACGTTAAAGATTACACCCCCCAATTTTTAGCAGCAAGGACGATCAACTCCTTAATTTATCAAGGGTTATGGTGGATTATCATAATTTGGTGGAggttctgaaaaagaaataacgGAGCACGGAAGGTTCCCTGGGAGGCTGGGCGCTACCTAAAGGCGAGCAAAGCAAGCGGGAGCCCCAGCACCGCGGCTCCGCGCCTTACCCACCACTTGGTACAGCGAGGTCACCAGCACGCCCAGGGTGGCGAACGCCATCCCCAGAACGCTGAACTTCACGTCGTAGTAGGAGTTGAGGAAAACACCCAGCGTGATGGGGACCTGTGGAGGGGGACACGGCGGTCTTAGGCGGGGTCGTTGCCCTCAGCGTTGCCCCTCCCCGCTCCcctcggccccgccgcctcctcACCAGGGTCAGCTTGATCCGCAGAGGGAAAGTCTTGCCGTAAGCCACGCTCTGGATGACCACGATGACCGGCGTGGTCATGGCCTTGGCCAGCTGGTAGGTACCGATGGtgttgctctgcagagagaggTTGGTGAAGACGACGAAGCCGCAGAAGCTGAGGGCCAGCGGCAGCACCTGCGCGGGCTGGAGGCTCTTGGGGGAGAAGGCGCCGAGAGCCTGGCACAGGTAGAGGCCGAGCCAGGTGATGGCGAAGTGCACCAGGGTGAGGCTGAGGTTGGGGAAGCCCAGCCGCACGTAGAGCCACTTGTTCAGGAAGACGATGCAGATGGAGGCGGCCAGATTGACCAGCAGCCCCGCCGCCAGCCGGCCCTGCGCCGGCAGCCAGCCCATGGCTGAGGCAGCCCGGCGGCCGCCCGCGCAccggccgggcccgccgccgcctccccgccccgccgggacACGTGGGCTCGCGCCTTCCGGTGCGCCCGCCCGCCAGAACGGCCCCGCCCGCCAGAacggccccgcccgccgcggcggCACGGAGGGGCGGGGGGACAGGGCGGGTGTGAGTGTGTGTTTGTATCTCTGTGTGCCTGGGTGTATGTCCATGTGCCCCACCTGCCCAACAGCCCCGAGGCGCACAAAAGCATCTCGGCTCCAAGCCACAAGGACCTCTCCGCAACTGGACTGGATTTCCGCAGACACAAACACGAAACTGTACCTACAGATGTACAGCGCGACGTACGTTCCTTGTCAGGTGTCAAGAAACACCGGCTTGGTTGAAGGAGCCAAAATTCTTGCCTAACTGCACTAGGTGTCCTCTGCACCCTGTCTTGTTAGGGGAAAGGCAGCTAAACGTGTGTTTACACATGTAAACGGGGGCAGAACAAGCTTTCAAAATAAACTACAAAATCTCAGACAGGGCAGGTTTCAATTTATGATCATTTTTCCTCCGGTTCAGGATTTCATCAGGGTTTTAGCAACTCCTTCCTATACCGGAGAACAGCAGAAACCATGAAGCAAGGCTGCCTTCTCTTCTCAAGGGCTTGAAGCAACCCCACACTTCTTTTTGATTTTACCTTCCTCCAGCGTGTCTGTTTTCTTCTCCCCTACTTTCTCCATACACCTTCCAGCAGTCTCATGTTTCTTCCCTCTGTATCCATACACATTTTACTGCTAAGCAATGTTTCCAGTCTATGGGATGGATTAGATTAAGGAGGTTCATACAATCACCAAATTTATATAATGACATTTTAGATTGGAATGAACAAACACTTTCTCATTTTCAAGCacttttattaggaaaaaaaaaatgaaaaaggttGTATAACAAATAACATCTCTGAAGTTGGTCATACTTTTTTCAAGTTTAAATTGAAATCTGAAGGTTGGGGTTTTATACTCCACAAAAAGAGAACACTTTGTCCAAGTACATGATTCTGTTGGGgtctcttgtttgttttttttaataaccagAATGTCCATGCTCGGAAGCTGTTGCAAGTATCTACATGAAAACTTATGACTGAATTTCATATCCCAAAGGATCAAGATCCTGGTCCAGAAGTATCAGAGAAGATTCCCTCAGCTTCTGTAGAAGCTTTCTTAGttcttcttttgaaaatacCTAAGAATAAATAATAAGAAACCAAACATCATAAAGTTATATTTATTTGCAATGAATAGCATTGATACAAAAAAGTAAGCGGTGGTTAATTAAGTTACTATTTCTCTAtttgattatttatttctattgaAGATAGTGTGACAATCAGGCATTTCAGAAGGACATTCAGTAAGAAGGAGAGGTTAGTGGCAGCATCCAAAACCTGAAGGTAGGCTCAAGATAGCTCTGTCTcattttggggttgtttttcaCGCTTTTGGAGGCAAAGATGGTCATGGGTAAACCAAACACTCTAAACCAAAACCTGCTTATATAGCATATGCTCTAAACCAAAACCTGTTTGAAATGtaatggaaataaagaaatcaatTACAATTCTACAGCTAAACttagaaccatagaatcatttaaGCTGGtaaagacctttaagatcatgaAGTTAAAATTCAACAGCCCCTACCCAATAACTAGGAACTGTGGTACATAGAACTGGTTTTCAGAACACCGGTCATTACCCTTAATGTTTCACAGTTAACTCCTTGATTCCTTAAGTCCTAACACAAGGAAACCTTTTACTACTGCAGTGAATGGGAAACGATACAGAAACTTATGCTGTTAAGGAACATATGGTGTCTTCCTCTTTATATAGAAGCTTTTTCCACAGCCAACCCACAGAGCTTTTGCCGCTAGCCCGGCTGCCCGCGGCCGCGCCTCGCTCACCGTGTACAGCTTGTGGCGCTCGGAGGCGACCGTGTCGGCGAGGCGCAGGCACTCCTGGTGCTGCCCCGTGCTGTGCAGCACCGTGTGCAGCAGAAAGCACATCATGGGCAGGCATAGCTTGCGCAGCAGGATCATCTGGTGTGCTCGCTCAGGGTCCTCCTCAGCATCCTGACACAGCAAAAGAACGTCTCGGTGTTAGGAAAACGTACCTTTAACCCGCAACTCAGCACAACACACAATTAGTGCTGTCAGAGGCAGGAAACTGGCCCGGGCAGCCTGGAGTGCACTGTCAGATATGATCTGTGTGGTAACCAAGGGGAGCAAGCTCTAAATGCTCACAGCAAGGCCAGAGCCAATTAAACAGGAACACATGAAACTAAATGTCACAAAGGTACAACAATGCATCATCTGTGCTTTGTGGTCTGCGTTGTGacataaaaattcattttaccTCTCTGACATCAACCATCCATCCACCATCAACGAACAGCAACACATTGTACATTTTCTCCTTAACATCAGCTGTAAGAGCATCCAAGAGGCCTTTCCAAATGCCATAATCCATCtggcagagaaacaaaaaataaactactGCAGAACAGGATAATTTCCAAGGCTATTTTAAAACAGACTGCAACATGCAGTGCAGCTCCAATTCAAATTAGAACCTTCAGTCAGTGGCTAAAACTTAAAAGCTTGCTGCTAACAGCTATTTCCATCCTTGCTTAACATCCTGTCCAGAGAGCCAGACAGGTTGGTCAGAAGCAAAGCCACTAGAGGAAGATAATTTGCAACAACCTATTCTGCCATGCttataaaacaaatgtttatATTAACTGAATACAGTATATTTTTACTGGCCAGACCTGCAAAAACAACTTCAGTcaaaacaaaactgcagcatcttttagaaaacaaaaggtGATAATAGAGTTAACAGAGTTAACGGCAAAATCAAGTGTTCACATTTATTAATAACAGTGACAATCAACACAGGATAACATTTACTATTACGTTACAGTATTTTATGTAAAGCTGAgtcattaaaaatcagaattattgTGCAGTGGCCTTATTATTCTTTTGTCTCATACtctcttaaataaaaataatttataacaAGAGTCCTTAAATAATATGAAATAGCACTCTTTTACTCTGTTGCATTAAATTAGACTGCTTCTAAAGCAAGAACATAAAACTTTACAGTAAATAAGATGGACTTCCACCTACCTCATACTTCTTCTCTTTATGTTCATGGGCCACTTTTTCAGTGAAACTTGCTTGTGGTAACAAGGAAGGCTTCTGTGGAGCTGAGTTCATGTGTTTAAACCATTCATTAAAGGTTTCATGGGCTTCCTGAATTGCATTGGAAACAGTGTTTGGGTATTTTTGACTCATCTAATAACCAGAATGTCATTTCATGCACAGGTTTAATGCATCGAAGAATCAGAAACTAAATCAAATGGACAAAGCTAAAGTTTCACCACCAAGGGAAAGCCACCAGTATTTCTAAATAACCCCTTGGAATATTGCATATTTGAAACTCACCAAATATGCACGAATACATAAATGTTCCCGGATAGCATTGTCATCTTCAGCTGGAAGCGGAGTATccattccctgctcttcccactgGTTATAGATTTCTGCTATAGAGTCTTGGGGAATCTTCACAAACACATCTTTTGCAGCTTCATGTTTCTTGGATGCTATGAGAATGTGAACTGGTTATCAGAGCTTTGCAATTTCCATACCTTATCTTCTTCAGCTGGCAAACCCAGCTTTTTAATAGACTAGATCCAAAATGATATCAAATACAGTGCCAAGAGCCAACGAGAACAATATTGacatttaaaagtaaatttaCAATATTTGTAAAGCTTAGTACCCAAGAACTTCCTCATGATTGCATTGCTTTGTTTAAGTGCTTCTGCCCTCTGTGCAGGATCGAATACGAGCCAGTCAATTACATCTATTTTCAGCTGATCTGCCTGTAAAAACCAACACAGAGATTCACCACCATTTCAAGCACACAGCTGAGGTAACACAGGTTAGGTCTGGTCAGGGAAATACACAAGTTTGGAAAGCATTACAACACAGTAACAAGGACTGCTTTACTCAAAAGCTTAGAAAATCTCTGCCATCTGgaatgataaaaaaattaatttctaagtGTTTCCAAGATATCCACCATCTCGCAACATTTTTTATGGATTATGATGCGTTTTCCTCAAATTTTAATACAAATACACTGCACCAATAcgttttatgtttttttaactCTTATGTCAGATAAACTATCTTATTGTCTTAAGGAGCTTAAACTTTGTACTCAACAGCAAAAACACTACCACAGATTTGCAGATCATCAGTCACTTTCTAAACACTACTTTGAATAGAGCCTATTAATATTACCTTGCTGTCTCTAAAGCATTGAATTGGATCTAACCAATGCTCAATAGCAGTGACAAGGAAACTGTCAGCAAAAGCAGTGTCTGCTGTAGCTAGAAATGCCACTTCAGCATCTTAAAAGGTACATCTGAGATACAAAATATTAATCCTCATAAACTGTAGAGGCTACAATAACATCCTACTCCCAGCTACAACAGAGGATGCTGCAGTCATTTCAAGGGCCTTATCTTCACTTAATGTTTGTATGCAGGTAGAGCTGCTGAtaagcacacacacaaagagCAAGGAGAAGTAGAAACAGTTAAAGATTTGTGCAATATCCTCACTTGGCCACATGAAAAGTGCATTTCCCTCATAGGCTTTTTCAAGGCATTTTTCAGCATTGTTGACAGAAAACTATGGCTCATACACAGTCACAGACTCTGTAGCTGACTGTGAGCCACACTATCTGCTCTGCAAAGCGCTCACCTGTGTTGTGCCTGCGTCCAGCACGTGGTCGTGGTGGCTGAACTCCCCAGCATCCTTCTTGCGGATGTTCTCAACAACAGTTTTTGTTATGGTTGCAACGTCCAGACCTGGGTTAAAAGAGAACTGTGTAAGAACTATGGTGAATTCAAACTTGACACAAATTGAATTTCAGACTTCAGTTGTTGATCTTATTCCTTACTATTGGTAATTCTTATCAGTCTGTTCAGACACACATTGTCAGAATAAATTATAATCTTTTGCACTATGTAATTTATTGCAGGTATTTTACAGGAACAAAATTTGATATAACAGAGAATATCAAATATGAGAATAAGACAACTAGTAAGCTTTTCAGTCTGTGCTGAAGACAGTATACAGATATATCTGCTAAATCACTGATTCCTACAGTTCTGACAGCAAATCTATGATTTGACAGGAATGTACCAGGAAAAGCTCAGAATAGTTCTTTTACAGATGCTTAAGcaggatgttttatttttgaaaccTTAGCtgagtttaaaagaaaatgactGCAAAATGACTGAAGTTAAGACACTGAAATCTGCAGGAAATCTGCTTCTTTGTGTATTCTGAGTGGCACAGAGGCATTGTCAAGCGATGAACAGTGTGCTGCTTCATTGTAATCCCTCCTAGTTTCATGTACAGGCCTGGAAGGAAGTTTACAATTAATGCAAGCAACACGCCATGGCTAAGAAAAAGCACTATAAATAggacaaaaaaattaagataCTCATAACCTTCCTAAATCCACATAGagttatatatttttataattagttCTCTGAAATAATATGATAAGGTTCAGAACACATACTTAAGACAGGCAGCTGGCATTTCCTTCCTGGTGTGTTT
This window contains:
- the SLC35E3 gene encoding solute carrier family 35 member E3, with amino-acid sequence MGWLPAQGRLAAGLLVNLAASICIVFLNKWLYVRLGFPNLSLTLVHFAITWLGLYLCQALGAFSPKSLQPAQVLPLALSFCGFVVFTNLSLQSNTIGTYQLAKAMTTPVIVVIQSVAYGKTFPLRIKLTLVPITLGVFLNSYYDVKFSVLGMAFATLGVLVTSLYQVWVGAKQHELQVNSMQLLYYQAPMSSAMLLFIIPFFEPVFGEGGIFGPWTLSAVIMVLLSGIIAFMVNLSIYWIIGNTSPVTYNMFGHFKFCITLLGGCLLFKDPLSVNQGLGILCTLFGILAYTHFKLSEQESNKSKLVQRP